One window of the Bacteroidia bacterium genome contains the following:
- a CDS encoding FAD-dependent oxidoreductase produces the protein MYKINQHPILDIPSNENKTFLFEGKEITGENGFTIAAALHQAGYPVHSHSLRNRNRSLECGIGKCGACEMLVDGVIRRICITKIDGIKEVAEIPKNYYPEIIPPKTEETTKVYKTSVTIIGAGPAGLAAREILNQHCISNIVVDNNDKIGGQFLMQTHQFFFFEKEQKFGGMRGFDIAKTLAGDDHTGILLNSTVWDILEGKRLAVKNILTEEIYYIDSEYLIIGTGAVPFMPAFENDDVPGVYTAAVVQKMMNNEFTLLGKNILTVGAGNIGYLTSYQLFQAGANVKAIIEAQNKEGGFPVQANRVRRLGIPVILSHILLKAIPNKDYTGITGAVIAECENFKAIPGTEKIIDGIDAINICTGLVPDDQLLIKGNEVFGRNCFGVGDAIRIGEGTSAVLRGKQAAYEVIDSLGKRYNYDDYLAVSKEYIDSQQHPLKVIEEPYFPEADRQKPFVLIDCLYGFACNPCAFACPHGAITKSSTSTVPQIDFNKCIGCMDCVYQCPGLAIFGYNIKKDWLFLPIEYVAKEGAEVYLVNNNGVILGDGIIEKVLKKPNKTDIARVKSLNIVGEKLTEVRGFIVKEKYPEKVVLKPNTEDFETQNFICHCDDVTYDEILDIIGDRKFISVDEIKHTTRLGMGACRGKRCIKRLKQTIISKGISVIGDATPRGPLSNQLSMGELYPRTTKEKIVTSLTGKAHKIVKVKAIIAGGGIGGSSLFRYMSEAGLNPVLINYGRGASWRNIAGGRPAFTVPEISDIASHNLEIFKDLHRLKSIDFKQTRYVTFAHDEATYKALDKSREWSDAYMVEQKDFKKEVSPFFNANLKTYNSALITRDCWQATPGKVIDLIRYIGKNCGGTILEDCQLVDLEKTGNTYKAIVLTHEKEYIEYHSEIFVNSLGPEAEHFANKLNIETGLFPVKHQAFITRRLPMLGLDNTPLDMLIDRRKYKGFSAVYGQQLKDTGQIIGCASPAVEPNETGKNLKINTKEFFEIVSEIFVDWIPQLSTVGFQAVWAGYYVEPRYIVDPELGLFIGLRGHGFMLSQYLAKVYVDKIMGKEVPAYFNRLKLSGDGLPETSFK, from the coding sequence ATGTATAAAATAAACCAACATCCGATTTTAGATATTCCTTCAAATGAAAATAAGACTTTTTTGTTTGAAGGAAAGGAAATTACAGGCGAAAATGGATTCACTATAGCTGCTGCTTTGCATCAGGCAGGTTATCCTGTTCACAGTCATAGCTTACGAAACAGAAATAGAAGTCTTGAGTGCGGAATAGGTAAGTGTGGTGCTTGTGAAATGCTTGTAGATGGAGTAATAAGAAGAATTTGTATTACTAAAATAGATGGTATAAAGGAAGTTGCTGAAATCCCTAAAAATTATTACCCAGAAATTATTCCTCCAAAAACAGAGGAAACAACTAAAGTTTATAAAACCAGTGTTACGATAATCGGCGCAGGACCTGCTGGTTTAGCTGCACGTGAAATTCTTAATCAACATTGCATTTCAAATATTGTAGTTGACAATAATGACAAAATTGGTGGTCAGTTTTTAATGCAGACACATCAGTTTTTCTTTTTTGAAAAAGAGCAGAAATTTGGTGGTATGCGTGGGTTTGATATTGCTAAAACTCTTGCAGGAGATGACCATACCGGTATACTTTTAAATTCTACTGTTTGGGATATATTAGAAGGAAAAAGATTAGCTGTTAAAAATATTCTAACAGAAGAGATTTATTATATAGATTCTGAATATCTTATTATTGGAACAGGTGCAGTACCTTTTATGCCTGCATTTGAAAATGATGATGTTCCAGGAGTATATACTGCTGCAGTTGTTCAGAAAATGATGAATAACGAATTTACTTTATTAGGTAAAAATATTTTAACAGTTGGAGCCGGAAATATTGGGTATTTAACTTCATATCAATTATTTCAGGCAGGAGCAAATGTAAAAGCCATTATTGAAGCTCAGAATAAAGAAGGTGGTTTTCCTGTTCAGGCTAACAGAGTAAGAAGATTGGGAATTCCAGTTATTTTATCACATATTTTATTAAAGGCTATACCAAATAAAGATTATACAGGAATAACAGGAGCTGTTATTGCAGAATGTGAAAACTTTAAAGCAATTCCAGGTACTGAGAAAATAATTGATGGAATTGATGCAATAAATATTTGTACAGGACTAGTTCCTGATGACCAACTTTTAATTAAGGGTAACGAAGTTTTTGGTAGAAATTGTTTTGGTGTAGGTGATGCAATAAGAATTGGTGAAGGTACAAGTGCTGTGTTACGTGGTAAGCAGGCGGCTTACGAGGTGATTGATAGTCTTGGGAAAAGATATAATTATGATGATTATCTAGCAGTTTCAAAAGAATATATTGATTCGCAACAACATCCACTAAAAGTAATTGAAGAACCTTATTTTCCTGAAGCAGATCGTCAGAAACCATTTGTTTTAATTGATTGTCTTTATGGTTTTGCGTGTAATCCATGTGCTTTTGCCTGTCCTCATGGAGCAATAACAAAATCCTCAACAAGTACTGTTCCTCAGATTGATTTTAATAAGTGTATTGGTTGCATGGATTGTGTTTACCAATGCCCTGGATTAGCAATATTTGGATATAACATTAAAAAGGATTGGTTGTTTTTACCAATAGAATATGTTGCAAAAGAAGGAGCTGAGGTTTATTTGGTAAATAACAATGGTGTAATACTTGGTGATGGTATTATTGAAAAAGTTCTTAAAAAACCAAATAAGACTGATATTGCAAGAGTTAAATCTTTGAACATTGTTGGTGAGAAATTAACTGAGGTAAGAGGATTTATTGTTAAAGAAAAGTACCCTGAGAAAGTTGTATTAAAGCCAAATACAGAAGATTTCGAAACTCAGAATTTTATTTGTCACTGCGATGATGTTACTTATGACGAAATTCTTGATATAATTGGTGATCGTAAATTTATTTCGGTTGATGAAATAAAACATACTACACGTTTAGGTATGGGTGCATGTCGTGGAAAGCGTTGTATTAAAAGATTAAAGCAAACAATTATATCAAAAGGAATTTCTGTAATTGGCGATGCAACACCACGCGGGCCGTTGTCAAATCAGCTTTCTATGGGCGAGTTATATCCTCGTACAACAAAAGAAAAAATAGTTACGAGTTTAACAGGAAAAGCACATAAAATTGTAAAAGTTAAAGCAATAATTGCCGGAGGTGGGATAGGTGGAAGTTCTTTATTCAGATATATGTCTGAGGCTGGTTTAAATCCTGTTTTAATAAATTATGGCAGAGGTGCATCATGGAGAAATATTGCCGGAGGCCGACCTGCATTTACTGTTCCTGAGATTTCAGACATAGCTTCACATAATCTTGAAATATTTAAAGATTTACATCGCTTAAAAAGTATTGATTTTAAACAAACCCGTTATGTTACATTTGCACATGACGAAGCAACTTATAAAGCTTTAGATAAATCGCGTGAATGGTCAGATGCATACATGGTTGAACAAAAAGATTTTAAAAAGGAAGTATCGCCATTCTTTAATGCAAATTTAAAAACATATAATTCAGCCTTAATAACAAGAGATTGCTGGCAGGCAACACCTGGTAAAGTAATAGACTTAATAAGATACATTGGTAAAAATTGTGGTGGAACTATTTTAGAAGATTGTCAGTTAGTTGATCTTGAGAAAACTGGAAACACATACAAAGCAATTGTTTTAACTCATGAAAAAGAATATATAGAATATCATTCTGAAATATTTGTAAATTCTTTAGGTCCCGAAGCAGAACATTTTGCAAATAAATTAAATATTGAAACAGGTTTGTTCCCAGTAAAACATCAGGCATTTATTACACGTCGTTTGCCAATGTTAGGGCTTGATAACACACCACTTGATATGCTTATTGACCGCAGAAAATACAAAGGTTTCTCTGCAGTTTATGGTCAACAGTTAAAAGATACCGGTCAGATTATTGGTTGCGCTTCACCTGCTGTGGAGCCTAATGAAACAGGCAAAAATTTAAAGATTAATACAAAAGAGTTTTTTGAGATAGTTTCTGAAATTTTTGTTGACTGGATTCCTCAGCTTTCAACCGTTGGATTTCAGGCAGTTTGGGCAGGGTATTATGTCGAACCTCGTTATATTGTAGATCCTGAATTAGGATTATTTATTGGTCTTAGAGGTCACGGATTCATGTTGAGCCAGTACTTAGCAAAAGTTTATGTTGATAAAATTATGGGTAAAGAAGTTCCTGCATATTTCAACAGGCTTAAACTTTCGGGTGACGGATTGCCGGAGACATCATTTAAATAA
- a CDS encoding PhoH family protein, with translation MAKEKKIFIVDTNVILHDFRCIYKFEENDVIIPIVVLEELDKLKRGSDLISYNAREFTRELDKLAGKQMFKKGIPLGKGLGKLFIETGKEYSKKLAESFPEKTPDHRLLAIAEHIGTNNSNRIVILITKDINLRMKAKSLGIEAQDYESDKVENLDQVNDVIPTIDGFDTALIARLYEEPVGIDVSEFKFKTPPVAHQYFILKNTKLSVLAHYDPFTKMVNRVEKNRAYAIEPRNAEQTFALDSLFRPTVQLVALTGRAGTGKTLLALAAALHQRKQYSQILLARPIVPLANRDLGFLPGDVKEKIGPYMQPLFDNLGVIKHKFKPESAESKKIEELLKDEILVITPLAYIRGRSLSNVYFIVDEAQNLTPHEVKTIITRAGEGTKMIFTGDIEQIDSPYLDSKSNGLTYLTDKMKGQDLFAHVNLIKGERSYLAELASNIL, from the coding sequence ATGGCAAAAGAAAAGAAGATTTTTATTGTTGATACAAATGTTATTCTTCATGATTTTCGTTGTATTTATAAATTTGAAGAGAACGATGTTATAATACCAATTGTTGTTTTAGAAGAGTTGGATAAATTAAAAAGAGGTAGTGATTTAATCAGTTATAATGCAAGAGAGTTTACTCGTGAACTTGATAAGTTGGCAGGAAAACAAATGTTTAAAAAGGGTATTCCTTTAGGTAAAGGATTGGGTAAACTTTTTATAGAAACTGGAAAAGAATATTCAAAGAAACTTGCAGAATCATTTCCTGAAAAAACTCCGGATCATAGACTTCTAGCAATTGCTGAGCATATTGGAACAAATAATTCTAATAGAATTGTTATTCTTATAACAAAGGATATCAATTTAAGAATGAAGGCTAAATCATTGGGTATAGAAGCTCAGGATTACGAATCTGATAAAGTAGAAAACCTTGATCAGGTGAATGATGTTATTCCAACAATTGATGGGTTTGATACTGCTTTAATTGCACGTTTATACGAAGAACCTGTCGGTATTGATGTTTCTGAATTTAAATTTAAAACACCTCCTGTTGCACATCAGTATTTTATTTTAAAAAACACAAAGCTTAGTGTTCTTGCGCATTACGACCCGTTTACAAAAATGGTAAATCGTGTTGAAAAAAATCGTGCATATGCGATTGAACCAAGAAATGCAGAACAAACTTTTGCATTAGATTCACTTTTCCGCCCTACTGTGCAGCTTGTTGCATTAACAGGAAGAGCTGGAACAGGAAAAACTTTATTAGCATTGGCAGCTGCGCTACACCAAAGAAAACAATATTCACAAATATTACTTGCACGACCTATCGTACCTCTTGCAAATCGCGATTTAGGATTTTTACCCGGTGATGTAAAAGAAAAAATTGGTCCGTATATGCAGCCATTGTTTGATAATCTGGGAGTAATAAAACATAAGTTTAAACCTGAATCTGCAGAAAGTAAAAAAATTGAAGAATTATTAAAAGATGAAATCTTAGTAATTACACCTCTTGCGTATATTCGCGGTCGTAGTTTGTCAAATGTTTATTTTATTGTTGACGAAGCACAAAACCTTACTCCACATGAAGTAAAAACAATTATTACAAGAGCAGGTGAGGGAACTAAAATGATTTTTACAGGAGATATAGAACAAATAGATTCTCCATATCTTGATAGTAAATCAAATGGGTTAACATATCTTACAGATAAAATGAAAGGACAGGATTTATTTGCACATGTTAATCTAATTAAAGGAGAAAGAAGTTATTTGGCTGAGCTGGCAAGTAATATTTTGTAA
- a CDS encoding MBL fold metallo-hydrolase translates to MKIQFIGAAREVTGSKHLITTNAGKTILLDCGMFQGKGMETDKMNRDFGFDVKKLDHIILSHAHIDHSGLIPYIYKQGFNGSVICTNATRDLCALMLVDSGFIHEQDIKWFNKKRIAHNLPPVEPIYNKKDAQESMQLFIGVPYDRKFRIDENISVRFTNSGHMLGSAVVTVSIKEDGKVTNIAYTGDIGRPTNRILKSPKPFPQADILLTESTYGDRLHEVRNESEDALLDVITDTCVRKGGKLIIPSFSVGRTQEIVFSLDKFFNQGRLPKIPIYVDSPLSMSVTGVFRLHAECFNDDILHEMLTDPDPFGFNSLHYVESVQESKALNVTKNPCVIISASGMMEAGRVKHHLANSISDPKNTVLAVGYCAPMTLGARILSGEKEVSIHGTKYKVKADIKKLESYSGHGDYTEMAQYLSCQDKKKIQKLILVHGEYETQLKYKAYLEEQGFKHIIIPDRGEEIVF, encoded by the coding sequence ATGAAAATTCAATTTATTGGCGCAGCACGAGAAGTTACCGGAAGTAAACATTTAATAACTACAAATGCCGGAAAAACTATTTTGCTTGATTGTGGTATGTTTCAGGGTAAGGGAATGGAAACAGATAAAATGAACCGTGATTTTGGTTTTGATGTTAAAAAATTAGATCACATTATACTTTCGCATGCACATATAGATCATTCGGGTTTAATTCCTTATATTTATAAGCAAGGATTTAATGGGTCTGTAATTTGTACAAATGCAACACGCGATCTTTGTGCTTTAATGCTTGTTGATTCAGGTTTTATTCACGAGCAGGATATTAAATGGTTTAACAAAAAAAGAATTGCACATAACCTTCCTCCTGTTGAACCAATTTACAATAAAAAGGATGCACAGGAAAGTATGCAACTTTTTATAGGTGTACCATATGATCGTAAATTCAGAATTGATGAAAATATTTCTGTTAGATTTACGAATTCAGGTCACATGCTAGGTAGTGCTGTTGTTACAGTTTCTATAAAAGAGGATGGAAAAGTAACAAATATTGCATATACCGGTGATATTGGTCGTCCTACAAACAGAATATTAAAATCTCCAAAGCCTTTTCCACAGGCTGATATACTTTTGACAGAGTCTACGTATGGTGATAGATTACACGAAGTTCGTAATGAGTCAGAAGATGCATTGCTTGATGTTATAACTGATACCTGTGTAAGAAAAGGTGGAAAGCTTATTATTCCATCATTTAGTGTTGGCAGAACTCAGGAAATCGTTTTTTCATTAGATAAATTTTTTAATCAGGGCAGATTACCAAAGATTCCGATTTATGTAGACAGTCCACTTTCAATGAGTGTAACTGGGGTGTTTCGTTTGCATGCAGAATGTTTTAATGACGATATATTACATGAAATGCTGACAGACCCTGATCCTTTTGGTTTTAATAGTTTGCATTATGTTGAATCAGTTCAGGAATCAAAAGCACTTAACGTAACAAAGAACCCATGTGTTATTATTTCAGCTTCTGGAATGATGGAGGCTGGAAGAGTTAAGCATCATCTGGCAAATAGTATAAGCGATCCAAAGAACACTGTATTGGCAGTTGGTTATTGTGCTCCAATGACTTTAGGGGCAAGAATATTAAGTGGCGAGAAGGAAGTTTCAATTCACGGAACAAAATACAAGGTAAAAGCAGATATTAAAAAGCTTGAGTCTTATAGTGGTCACGGTGATTATACAGAAATGGCTCAGTATTTATCTTGTCAGGATAAAAAGAAAATTCAAAAACTAATTCTTGTTCATGGCGAGTACGAAACACAATTAAAGTATAAAGCTTATTTGGAGGAACAGGGTTTTAAACATATTATAATTCCGGATAGGGGAGAAGAAATAGTTTTTTAA
- a CDS encoding septum formation initiator family protein, producing MKFPQTILFKFLKNKYFLTSLAFILYITIFSQNNLIERMSSIHELNKLETQKEYYINIIQENTEKIKELKTDQAHLEKFAREEYLMKKANEDIFIIQKEK from the coding sequence ATGAAATTTCCACAGACTATATTATTCAAATTTTTAAAAAATAAATATTTTTTAACCTCATTGGCATTTATACTGTACATTACAATTTTCAGTCAGAATAATTTAATTGAAAGAATGTCTTCTATTCATGAATTAAACAAGCTCGAAACTCAAAAAGAGTATTACATTAACATCATTCAGGAAAACACTGAAAAAATCAAGGAATTAAAAACTGATCAGGCTCATCTTGAAAAATTTGCAAGAGAAGAATACCTCATGAAGAAAGCTAATGAGGATATTTTTATTATACAGAAAGAAAAATAG
- the thiS gene encoding sulfur carrier protein ThiS has translation MEITLNNNIETFESESFNITELLKLKNFTFKMLVIKVNDKVVKREEYDSVFVKNGDNVNVIHLISGG, from the coding sequence ATGGAAATTACATTAAATAACAATATAGAAACATTTGAATCAGAAAGTTTTAATATTACCGAATTATTAAAATTAAAGAATTTTACATTCAAAATGTTGGTAATAAAAGTTAACGATAAAGTTGTTAAACGCGAAGAGTACGATTCGGTTTTTGTTAAAAACGGCGACAATGTCAATGTTATTCACTTAATCAGTGGTGGATAA
- the thiF gene encoding sulfur carrier protein ThiS adenylyltransferase ThiF, with amino-acid sequence MTFHEIKEILSKKTVGIAGCGGLGSNAAVALARVGIGKLIIADFDVIIEGNLNRQYFFYNQIGEKKCLALTENINKINPACIVESHDLKLNEENIPEIFRNCDLIIEAFDLAEMKRMLIETALEYFPNTPLIVASGLAGWGNFEDIKIKHNGNIFICGDNVNEVSEQNPPLAPRVGIVANMQANKALEILLS; translated from the coding sequence ATGACTTTCCACGAAATAAAAGAAATTCTTTCAAAAAAGACTGTTGGCATTGCAGGTTGTGGCGGACTTGGATCTAATGCAGCTGTTGCTCTTGCACGTGTTGGAATTGGCAAACTTATAATTGCTGATTTTGATGTAATAATTGAGGGAAATTTAAATCGTCAGTATTTCTTTTATAATCAAATTGGAGAAAAAAAATGTCTTGCATTAACTGAAAATATTAACAAAATTAACCCGGCATGCATTGTTGAATCCCACGATTTAAAGCTTAATGAAGAAAATATTCCCGAAATTTTCAGAAACTGCGATTTAATTATTGAAGCTTTTGATCTTGCCGAAATGAAACGTATGTTAATTGAAACTGCACTTGAATATTTTCCAAATACACCTTTAATTGTTGCCTCAGGACTAGCCGGATGGGGTAATTTTGAAGATATAAAAATTAAACATAATGGAAATATCTTTATTTGTGGTGATAATGTTAATGAAGTATCCGAACAAAACCCTCCACTTGCTCCAAGAGTTGGCATAGTTGCTAATATGCAAGCTAACAAGGCATTAGAAATTCTTTTAAGTTAA
- a CDS encoding AAA family ATPase, protein MFFKKDNEEKSKAQQMLVKHKYRDLKVYSSDEWMSDGTKKYRRVYDSLEVTYMRVEFSFINKLFDEEEWETNVCIKCFSLNGSQKNELCKFENKLKVLKDENIVYVRESWGNDKPGSYWLRGDYVWEAYIENEKVGEAKFYVENVGQVKQGENPYFDIDSFKLFEGDDKGLNQTNKKYLNKFSKKDTRFVWGEFNFKNKTTKDYFCEIIFNFYDDAGQPKGRSAVLKYIAANTENQIYTVNPSWGSNVAGTWADNKYSCEVIFMDTLIAATTFEVGTTYQEGAVSVLTDNDKVIKQKIQLSAENENLKPEELLEKSLAELNSLTGMTGIKKNVDELVKLVRFYQETGKDVLNKFSLHSVFMGNPGTGKTTVARILASIYKGLGILEKGHLVEVDREGLVAGYVGQTAIKTNEKIEEALGGILFIDEAYSLSQGKGSQYDFGGEAIEIILKRMEDMRGQFGVIVAGYPENMHQFISSNPGLKSRFDSYFNFEDYSPDEMFAIAISIFKKEETMPDQASQSHLKEYFNFLYSNRDSFFGNARTVRQVVIEAVKNQNLRLASMKKEDRTAEMLETIIFDDVKEFEIKAIENQRGRVGFKFGENK, encoded by the coding sequence ATGTTTTTTAAAAAAGACAATGAAGAAAAATCAAAAGCACAACAAATGCTTGTGAAACATAAGTACAGAGACCTGAAAGTTTATTCATCCGACGAATGGATGTCAGATGGCACGAAAAAATACCGCAGAGTATATGATTCATTGGAAGTAACATATATGAGGGTAGAATTTTCATTTATTAATAAGCTTTTTGATGAAGAAGAATGGGAAACAAATGTTTGTATTAAATGTTTTTCTTTAAATGGCAGCCAAAAAAATGAGCTATGTAAATTTGAGAATAAATTAAAAGTTTTAAAAGATGAAAACATAGTTTATGTTCGCGAAAGTTGGGGTAATGACAAACCAGGTTCTTATTGGCTTCGTGGTGACTATGTATGGGAAGCATATATTGAAAATGAAAAGGTTGGCGAAGCTAAATTTTATGTAGAAAATGTAGGTCAGGTTAAACAGGGCGAAAATCCATATTTTGATATTGATTCTTTTAAACTTTTTGAAGGTGATGATAAAGGGTTGAATCAAACAAATAAAAAATATTTAAATAAATTCAGTAAAAAGGATACGCGTTTTGTTTGGGGAGAATTTAATTTTAAAAATAAAACAACAAAAGATTATTTCTGCGAAATTATTTTTAATTTTTATGATGATGCAGGTCAGCCAAAAGGCAGAAGTGCAGTTCTTAAATATATTGCTGCAAATACAGAAAATCAAATATATACTGTAAATCCAAGCTGGGGGAGCAATGTAGCAGGTACCTGGGCCGACAATAAATACTCCTGTGAAGTTATTTTTATGGACACCCTTATAGCTGCTACAACTTTTGAAGTAGGAACTACTTATCAGGAAGGGGCTGTTTCAGTGCTTACAGATAATGATAAGGTTATAAAACAAAAGATACAATTATCAGCAGAAAATGAGAATTTAAAACCTGAGGAACTCCTCGAGAAAAGTCTGGCAGAGTTGAATTCTCTAACAGGAATGACTGGTATAAAAAAGAATGTAGATGAATTGGTTAAGTTAGTTCGTTTTTATCAGGAAACTGGAAAAGATGTATTAAATAAATTTTCTTTGCATAGTGTTTTTATGGGTAATCCAGGAACAGGTAAAACCACCGTTGCAAGAATTCTTGCAAGTATATACAAAGGTTTAGGTATACTGGAGAAGGGACATCTTGTGGAAGTTGATCGTGAAGGACTTGTTGCTGGATATGTTGGGCAAACTGCAATAAAAACAAATGAAAAAATTGAAGAAGCATTAGGTGGAATATTATTTATTGATGAAGCATATTCACTTTCGCAGGGAAAAGGCTCACAATATGATTTTGGTGGAGAAGCAATAGAAATTATTCTGAAGCGAATGGAAGATATGCGTGGTCAATTTGGAGTAATAGTTGCGGGTTATCCAGAAAATATGCATCAGTTTATTTCTTCAAACCCTGGCTTAAAATCGCGCTTTGATAGTTATTTTAATTTTGAAGATTATTCACCTGATGAAATGTTTGCCATAGCAATTTCAATATTTAAAAAAGAAGAAACTATGCCAGATCAGGCCTCACAAAGCCATTTGAAAGAATATTTTAATTTCTTATATAGTAATCGTGATAGTTTTTTTGGAAACGCAAGAACAGTTAGGCAAGTTGTTATTGAAGCTGTAAAAAATCAAAATTTACGTTTAGCATCAATGAAGAAGGAGGATCGTACAGCGGAAATGCTAGAAACAATTATATTTGATGATGTGAAAGAATTTGAAATTAAAGCAATTGAAAATCAAAGAGGACGGGTTGGTTTTAAATTCGGAGAAAATAAATAA
- a CDS encoding DUF4097 family beta strand repeat protein, with product MKANYVLLITVFIIFLLSSCTQTTPDVRLNKVVKNDSLPKDTAIFSANMEELSIENSISDKITAKIVFPAGRIRILKGDSNLVNCNFKCTNNEWKPEISFKENSLSGEITIEPKKNRENIDLNGSDTCRWILDFNPKKKYDIHMQMGAGKGDLNLEGLYIQSLKLELGAGDVNVNLKNTSVPNIDLAVGAGKAIVNLTGNWNNNLTAKIAGGVGEIEVHLPKDVGVIAEINGLLGDVEADGFTKDDNTYKNNCLGKTKYNLNLEIDGAIGKVKLVLE from the coding sequence ATGAAAGCGAATTACGTACTTTTAATAACAGTTTTTATTATTTTTCTTTTAAGTAGTTGCACGCAAACAACACCAGATGTAAGATTAAATAAGGTGGTAAAAAATGATAGCTTGCCAAAAGATACTGCAATCTTTTCTGCAAATATGGAAGAACTTAGCATTGAGAATTCTATTTCCGATAAAATTACTGCTAAAATAGTTTTTCCTGCAGGTAGAATAAGAATTTTAAAAGGTGATTCTAATTTAGTTAATTGTAATTTTAAATGTACAAACAATGAATGGAAACCTGAAATATCTTTTAAAGAAAATAGTCTTTCAGGAGAAATAACTATTGAACCTAAGAAGAACAGAGAAAATATAGATTTAAACGGTTCGGATACATGCAGATGGATTTTAGATTTTAATCCAAAAAAGAAATACGATATACACATGCAAATGGGTGCTGGTAAAGGCGACTTAAATCTGGAAGGACTATATATTCAAAGCTTAAAATTAGAGTTAGGAGCCGGAGATGTAAATGTAAATCTTAAAAACACATCTGTTCCAAATATTGATCTAGCTGTTGGAGCAGGAAAAGCAATTGTTAATTTAACTGGTAACTGGAATAATAATCTTACAGCAAAAATTGCAGGAGGTGTTGGAGAAATAGAAGTTCATCTTCCAAAAGATGTTGGTGTTATAGCCGAAATAAATGGTTTACTTGGCGATGTAGAAGCTGATGGCTTTACAAAAGACGATAACACTTATAAAAATAACTGCCTTGGTAAAACAAAATATAACTTAAACCTTGAAATAGATGGCGCGATTGGAAAAGTAAAACTTGTATTAGAATAA
- the folD gene encoding bifunctional methylenetetrahydrofolate dehydrogenase/methenyltetrahydrofolate cyclohydrolase FolD — translation MELIDGKKISLEIKAEIAIEVENIKKSGGKIPHLAAILVGHDGGSETYVANKVKSCEEVGFNSSLIRFEDNVTEKELLAKVHELNNNKDIDGFIVQLPLPKHINEQSVIEAIDPTKDVDGFHPINIGRTVLGMPSFVSATPYGIIELLKRYKIETSGKHCVVLGRSNIVGRPISILLSQKGNYGDATVTVLHSRSKNLETICASADIIIAALGQPEFVKAGMVKDGAVVIDVGTTRVKSELTNSGFKLTGDVKFDEIAPKCSFITPVPGGVGPMTIVSLLKNTLLAAKKEIYR, via the coding sequence ATGGAACTTATCGATGGAAAAAAAATATCTCTTGAAATAAAAGCTGAAATAGCTATAGAAGTTGAAAATATTAAAAAATCCGGAGGTAAAATTCCACATTTAGCTGCAATTTTAGTGGGACATGATGGTGGTAGTGAGACTTATGTTGCTAACAAAGTGAAATCATGCGAAGAAGTTGGTTTTAATTCAAGTCTTATTCGTTTTGAGGATAATGTTACAGAAAAAGAATTACTTGCAAAAGTACATGAACTTAACAACAACAAAGATATTGATGGCTTTATCGTTCAGCTACCTTTACCAAAGCATATAAACGAGCAGTCAGTAATTGAAGCAATTGATCCGACTAAAGATGTTGATGGTTTTCATCCTATAAATATAGGACGAACAGTATTGGGTATGCCTTCTTTTGTATCTGCAACACCATATGGAATTATAGAACTTTTAAAAAGATATAAAATTGAAACTTCCGGAAAACACTGCGTTGTGTTAGGAAGAAGTAATATTGTTGGTCGCCCTATAAGTATTTTGCTTTCACAAAAAGGAAATTATGGCGATGCTACTGTAACTGTACTTCATAGTCGTTCAAAAAATCTGGAAACAATTTGCGCATCAGCTGATATAATTATTGCTGCATTAGGTCAGCCGGAATTTGTAAAAGCCGGAATGGTAAAAGATGGTGCAGTTGTTATAGATGTAGGCACAACAAGAGTAAAATCAGAACTTACAAACTCTGGTTTTAAACTTACCGGTGATGTGAAATTTGACGAGATTGCTCCAAAATGCAGCTTTATTACTCCAGTTCCTGGTGGTGTTGGACCAATGACCATTGTAAGCTTATTAAAAAACACTTTGCTTGCAGCAAAAAAAGAAATTTACAGATAA